The proteins below are encoded in one region of Argonema galeatum A003/A1:
- a CDS encoding type IV pilin-like G/H family protein, with product MTRSSNNNDFSQPPQPNRSSNVWIWIAAGTGCVMIIAAIALPFLNQPSKGRRAEAQQYVSSILKSQQAYRSEKPTFSNSLLELEVGIKPETTDYSYKIVPQPDRSKSVMVTAQSKTTGLKSYTGAVFAIKNGANVTTVTAICETNLSSSIPPTMPAPPKDENSRIKCPPGSEMLRF from the coding sequence ATGACACGATCGTCAAATAATAACGATTTTTCACAGCCCCCGCAACCTAATCGTTCATCAAACGTTTGGATTTGGATTGCGGCGGGTACAGGTTGCGTAATGATTATTGCTGCCATTGCCTTGCCTTTCCTCAACCAACCCAGTAAAGGTCGGCGAGCGGAAGCCCAACAATATGTCAGTTCTATCCTCAAATCCCAGCAAGCTTACAGAAGCGAAAAACCTACTTTCAGTAATTCCTTGCTGGAATTGGAAGTGGGAATCAAGCCGGAAACAACGGATTATAGCTACAAGATTGTACCTCAGCCGGATCGGAGTAAGAGCGTAATGGTAACGGCTCAATCGAAAACCACTGGTTTGAAGAGTTATACTGGTGCCGTGTTTGCTATCAAAAATGGTGCAAATGTTACTACTGTTACAGCTATTTGTGAAACCAATCTCTCCAGCAGTATACCACCGACAATGCCAGCACCTCCCAAGGATGAAAATAGTAGAA
- a CDS encoding PAS domain-containing sensor histidine kinase, whose product MATEAKGTPIIETPAEKIEQTSPYCGFDKFFNLSLDMLFIVGLDGYIKKLNPMCEKTLSFTTQEFISLPLLEFVHPQDRESTLAQLQKLGNIGDPISFDNRCLCKDGAYKWLLWNATLSQEEQLIYVVARDITASKQEKEALQESEERYRLLVESVKDYAIYMLDPDGYVISWNPGAQRMKQYRANEIIGKHFSCFYPSEEVERGKPEEELRVAATEGRFEDEGLRLRKDGSRFWVNAIVTALRDKNGQLRGFTKVTRDITDRKLAQEALQKAHDELEKRVQERTAELTESNALLIEEIGVRKLTETALRQSKSRLKDQTKQLEEALHELHSTQAQLIQNEKMSSLGQLVAGIAHEINNPVSFIYGNLDHASRYVQDLLQLLRLYQQNYPQSTPEIDQAVEAIDLDFLMADIAKLFSSMKLGSKRIQQIVLSLRNFARHDESEMKFVNIHEGIDSTLSLLQNRLKTTDGYPGIQVIQAYGDLPLVECYPGLLNQVFMNLLTNAIDVLETHQDAPVITISTDVRHGEGVSGMERGHRTWQSRTNNERSPMNQFALIRIADNGPGMTEEVRRKLFDPFFTTKSVGRGMGLGLSICYQIVVEKHGGQLTCISEPGQGAELLIEIPIYQCDPQPAKLESKPEPSHRQQLALS is encoded by the coding sequence ATGGCAACGGAAGCTAAAGGAACTCCAATTATCGAAACCCCCGCCGAAAAAATAGAGCAAACCTCACCTTACTGTGGTTTTGACAAATTTTTTAATCTCTCGCTGGATATGTTGTTTATTGTGGGTTTGGACGGCTATATTAAGAAACTAAACCCAATGTGCGAAAAAACTCTTTCTTTCACAACTCAAGAATTTATTTCCCTACCGTTGCTCGAATTTGTTCATCCGCAAGACCGTGAATCCACTCTTGCACAATTACAGAAACTTGGCAATATAGGAGATCCTATTTCTTTTGATAATCGCTGTCTCTGTAAAGACGGTGCCTACAAATGGCTGTTGTGGAACGCCACCCTATCCCAGGAGGAGCAATTAATTTATGTTGTAGCTCGCGACATCACGGCAAGCAAACAGGAAAAGGAAGCTTTGCAAGAAAGCGAAGAGCGCTACCGCTTGTTAGTCGAAAGTGTAAAGGATTATGCCATTTATATGCTAGACCCCGACGGGTACGTAATCAGCTGGAATCCAGGAGCCCAACGGATGAAACAGTATCGGGCAAACGAAATTATCGGGAAGCATTTCTCTTGCTTTTACCCCAGCGAAGAAGTAGAACGGGGTAAACCAGAAGAAGAACTAAGAGTGGCGGCAACTGAAGGTAGATTTGAAGATGAGGGTTTGCGCCTGCGTAAGGACGGGTCGAGATTTTGGGTTAATGCGATCGTGACAGCTTTGCGAGACAAAAACGGACAGCTACGCGGTTTCACGAAGGTGACGCGAGATATCACCGATCGCAAGCTGGCACAAGAAGCATTGCAAAAGGCGCATGACGAGTTAGAAAAACGGGTGCAAGAACGAACGGCTGAGCTAACTGAGTCTAATGCCCTTCTGATAGAGGAAATCGGCGTTCGCAAGCTTACCGAGACGGCATTGCGGCAATCAAAGTCACGATTGAAAGACCAAACGAAGCAGCTAGAGGAGGCTTTGCACGAACTTCATAGCACTCAAGCTCAACTTATTCAAAATGAAAAAATGTCTAGCTTGGGGCAATTGGTTGCGGGTATCGCCCACGAAATTAACAATCCTGTCAGTTTCATTTATGGCAATCTCGATCATGCAAGTCGCTATGTGCAAGACTTGCTGCAATTGTTACGTCTATACCAGCAAAACTATCCGCAAAGTACGCCAGAAATCGATCAAGCTGTTGAGGCGATCGACTTGGATTTTCTCATGGCAGATATTGCCAAACTGTTCTCTTCGATGAAGCTAGGATCTAAGCGCATTCAGCAGATTGTTTTATCTTTGCGGAATTTTGCGCGGCACGACGAATCTGAGATGAAATTTGTCAATATTCACGAAGGTATTGATAGTACCTTAAGTTTGCTGCAAAACCGCCTGAAGACAACCGATGGGTATCCGGGAATTCAGGTGATTCAAGCTTATGGGGATTTGCCTCTGGTAGAATGCTATCCCGGATTGCTCAATCAAGTGTTTATGAATCTGCTAACTAATGCAATTGATGTTTTGGAAACCCATCAAGATGCCCCCGTTATTACTATCAGCACCGATGTTAGGCATGGGGAGGGGGTATCGGGCATGGAGAGGGGGCATCGGACATGGCAATCAAGAACTAACAACGAACGATCGCCAATGAACCAATTTGCGCTCATCCGTATTGCTGACAATGGCCCCGGCATGACAGAGGAAGTACGCCGTAAGCTATTTGACCCATTTTTTACCACGAAATCGGTTGGTCGGGGGATGGGTCTTGGCTTGTCGATTTGTTACCAAATTGTGGTAGAAAAGCACGGTGGTCAATTGACTTGTATATCCGAACCCGGTCAGGGGGCGGAGTTATTGATTGAAATTCCGATTTATCAGTGCGATCCCCAGCCTGCGAAATTGGAGTCTAAGCCAGAACCATCTCATCGGCAACAATTGGCGCTCAGTTAA
- a CDS encoding PAS domain S-box protein: MNVETFAKQIEAIHGRLHKLYKGANATALAHPDLLPVAFKELGTASEALQIAVEELYQQNEELLSTRSQIEIQHQRYMDLFEFAPDAYVVTDAQGKIREANRAAASLFNLSQDYLVGKPLIVFVVESERWAFRSELNRQRHKDRVQELEVVMQGRGGQSFDASIRVAPAIDRRGYAIALRWLIRDISTQKRTLRIIDTTDCDPICDRPFQVYTKGEIIPLNPQSIWLVSQGLVKLTTMSENGHEVLLGLVGPDMPFGSSLTSLYTYQATALSKDVRVVSISLTEIAGSPKLAQAIFSKINQRLRQTESLLAISGQRRVKDRLYQMLLLLKHEFGESVAQGTRLSIRLTHEDLASACCTTRVTITRLLSKLQQQGKILFDSKSHIILKNTEF, encoded by the coding sequence ATGAATGTAGAAACCTTTGCTAAGCAGATAGAAGCAATCCACGGACGCTTGCATAAGTTGTACAAAGGCGCTAATGCAACAGCTTTGGCGCACCCAGATCTGCTGCCTGTAGCCTTCAAGGAACTCGGTACTGCCTCGGAAGCACTACAGATAGCTGTGGAGGAACTGTATCAGCAAAATGAGGAATTGCTAAGTACGCGATCGCAGATAGAAATACAACACCAGCGCTACATGGATCTGTTTGAGTTCGCACCAGATGCTTACGTGGTGACCGATGCACAGGGAAAAATTCGGGAAGCCAACCGCGCCGCTGCCTCACTGTTCAACCTCTCGCAAGACTACCTGGTCGGCAAACCGTTAATAGTATTTGTTGTGGAGTCAGAACGTTGGGCGTTTCGTTCCGAATTAAATCGCCAGCGCCACAAAGACCGGGTGCAGGAATTGGAAGTAGTAATGCAAGGGCGTGGGGGTCAGTCGTTTGATGCTTCTATTCGCGTAGCCCCTGCGATCGATCGCAGGGGCTACGCGATCGCCTTACGCTGGCTGATACGGGATATTTCCACGCAAAAGCGGACTTTGAGGATTATAGATACAACGGATTGCGATCCCATCTGCGATCGGCCTTTCCAGGTTTATACTAAGGGAGAAATTATTCCTCTCAACCCCCAATCTATTTGGCTAGTTTCTCAGGGGCTGGTTAAACTAACTACTATGAGTGAAAACGGCCACGAGGTACTGTTGGGGTTGGTAGGCCCGGATATGCCTTTTGGTTCCAGCTTAACCTCCTTATACACCTATCAAGCTACAGCCTTATCAAAGGATGTTCGCGTAGTATCCATCTCCTTGACAGAAATAGCAGGTTCGCCAAAGCTCGCTCAAGCTATTTTCTCTAAAATAAACCAGCGGCTAAGGCAGACGGAATCCCTTTTAGCCATTTCTGGACAGAGACGAGTCAAAGACCGCTTATACCAGATGTTGCTGCTATTGAAACACGAATTTGGCGAATCGGTAGCCCAAGGAACTCGTCTGAGCATTCGCCTGACTCATGAAGACTTGGCCAGTGCCTGCTGCACCACCAGGGTGACAATTACGCGGCTGCTGAGTAAGTTACAGCAACAGGGTAAGATTCTTTTTGACTCCAAATCCCACATAATCCTGAAAAATACTGAGTTTTAG
- a CDS encoding KGG domain-containing protein, with protein MAEKSKRGFASMDKEKQREIASKGGQAAHQKGTAHEFTPEEAREAGRKGGQTVSKDREHMAEIGREGGKHSHKNDRTDSSDLASNPE; from the coding sequence ATGGCAGAGAAAAGCAAGCGTGGATTTGCTTCTATGGACAAAGAGAAGCAACGGGAAATCGCTAGCAAGGGAGGACAAGCGGCACACCAAAAGGGAACCGCCCACGAGTTCACGCCTGAAGAGGCTAGAGAAGCTGGTCGCAAGGGCGGTCAAACGGTGAGCAAAGATCGCGAACATATGGCTGAAATTGGTCGTGAAGGTGGTAAGCACAGCCACAAAAACGATCGAACCGATTCGAGTGACCTGGCGTCGAATCCAGAGTAG
- a CDS encoding ATP-binding protein: MELLHESGLINAENWIERPEKVQENLNARTINLAPTYRKSEKTIPQQVRIDEVPRETIMSICQASGKQEGSKPRRSLDSTLQELTFYSQSIECNSPAQEAAKLLKANSLLPGIIITDRGKFAGMISRRRFFEQMSRPFGWDLFSKRPVLALYRFVQAEILMFPSDTSIVAAARQSLQRSPDLLYEPIIVQDEQGISKMLDIHQLLLAQSEIHDSVAEALRQAEAKYRSIFENAVDGIFQSTPDGRYLSVNTSLAHLYGYDSPQELIQSFTDIGRQLYVDPNRRAQFIATIEEYESVSKFESQIYRKDGSIIWISENARAVRDADGTLVHYEGTAEDITQCKLAEEALRESEMRSRKQAAELEQTLHALQKTQTQLIQTEKMSSLGQLVAGVAHEINNPVTCIYSNLPHANQYIEDLLNLVKLYAKHYPEPHEEIEDKAEAIDLEFLREDLPKIMSAMHQGSERIREIILSLRNFSRMDEKQMKPVDIHQGIDSTLLILHHRIKGTAGYPEIQIIKEYGKVPPVNCYLGQVNQVFMNLLSNAIDALEMGTGKNNQFPIPTIWISTEVVDDFVRIHIADNGPGMTEETHRNMFEPFFTTKPAGKGTGLGLSISCQIVEEKHGGKLECTSTPGQGTEFTIEIPIHGA; this comes from the coding sequence ATGGAACTACTGCATGAAAGCGGTTTAATAAACGCTGAAAACTGGATAGAGCGACCAGAAAAAGTGCAGGAGAACCTGAATGCGCGCACGATAAATCTGGCACCTACCTACCGAAAATCAGAAAAAACAATTCCTCAGCAAGTGCGGATAGACGAAGTACCGCGTGAAACTATAATGTCTATTTGTCAGGCGTCTGGCAAGCAGGAAGGTAGCAAACCGAGACGCAGTTTGGATTCTACACTGCAAGAATTAACTTTTTACTCGCAAAGCATTGAATGTAACAGTCCCGCACAGGAAGCAGCCAAGCTTTTGAAAGCCAACTCTTTGCTTCCTGGCATCATCATCACCGATCGCGGTAAGTTTGCTGGGATGATTTCGCGACGGCGTTTTTTTGAGCAAATGAGCCGTCCTTTCGGCTGGGATTTATTTTCAAAACGACCTGTTTTGGCGCTGTATCGCTTTGTTCAGGCTGAAATTTTAATGTTTCCGAGCGATACTTCCATTGTGGCCGCAGCTAGGCAGTCTTTGCAGCGATCGCCAGATTTGCTCTACGAACCGATTATCGTGCAAGACGAGCAAGGAATTTCCAAAATGTTGGACATCCATCAGCTACTCTTAGCTCAATCGGAAATTCATGACTCGGTAGCTGAGGCACTCCGGCAAGCTGAAGCCAAATATCGCAGTATTTTTGAAAATGCCGTGGATGGCATCTTCCAATCAACTCCAGACGGGCGCTACCTCAGCGTTAACACATCGCTCGCACATCTCTATGGCTATGACTCGCCGCAGGAACTGATACAGAGTTTCACTGACATCGGACGGCAACTTTACGTTGACCCCAACCGGCGGGCTCAGTTCATTGCTACCATCGAAGAATACGAATCCGTATCCAAATTTGAGTCTCAGATTTATCGCAAAGACGGCAGCATTATCTGGATTTCCGAAAATGCCCGCGCCGTCCGAGACGCAGACGGTACTTTAGTTCATTACGAAGGTACTGCGGAAGATATCACCCAGTGCAAACTCGCAGAAGAAGCTTTGCGAGAATCGGAAATGCGATCGCGAAAACAAGCGGCTGAACTCGAACAAACTTTACACGCACTCCAAAAAACTCAAACTCAACTAATTCAGACCGAAAAAATGTCCAGTTTGGGGCAGTTGGTTGCTGGAGTTGCTCACGAAATTAACAATCCCGTCACCTGTATTTACAGCAACCTTCCTCACGCCAATCAATATATAGAAGATTTACTGAATCTCGTCAAGCTTTATGCTAAGCACTATCCCGAACCCCATGAGGAAATTGAAGATAAGGCGGAAGCGATCGATCTAGAGTTCCTGAGAGAAGATTTGCCCAAAATCATGTCTGCAATGCACCAAGGATCGGAACGCATTCGCGAAATTATTTTGTCACTGCGAAACTTCTCCCGTATGGATGAAAAGCAAATGAAGCCAGTTGACATTCATCAGGGAATTGATAGCACTCTCCTAATCTTGCACCATCGCATCAAAGGGACGGCAGGATATCCCGAAATTCAGATAATTAAAGAGTACGGCAAAGTGCCTCCGGTAAACTGCTATTTGGGACAAGTCAACCAAGTATTTATGAATCTACTTAGCAATGCAATTGATGCCCTGGAAATGGGTACAGGGAAAAATAACCAATTCCCAATTCCTACAATTTGGATTAGCACAGAAGTTGTAGATGATTTCGTAAGAATACATATTGCCGACAACGGGCCTGGGATGACTGAGGAAACCCACAGAAATATGTTTGAACCCTTCTTTACAACGAAACCCGCTGGCAAAGGCACTGGTCTTGGTTTGTCTATCAGTTGTCAGATTGTTGAAGAAAAACACGGTGGGAAATTAGAATGTACTTCCACTCCGGGGCAAGGCACAGAATTTACGATCGAAATTCCGATTCATGGAGCATAA
- a CDS encoding arsenic transporter translates to MVLLTIPADISAAPIAIAIFLLTLTLVIWQPRGLGIGFSALGGALLALATGVVTLKDIPEVWQIVWNATFTLVALIIISLILDEAGFFRWLALHVARWGRGRGKLLFPLVILLGAVVTALFTNDGTALILNPIVIEMLLVLGFGSQTTLAFVMATGFIADTTSLPLTVSNLVNIISADYFHISFGEYALVMVPVNFVAVAASLGVLWFYFHRSIPVSYSINDLALPGSVIRDHLVFRCSFIVLGLLLCGYFLAEPLGVPVSLIAGLGALGLLALAGRWFHPQTKAVIPIGQILRSAPWQVVVFSLGMYLVVTGLRNAGLTAILSHSLEQLSQRGFSVAALGMGFLATLLSAVMNNLPTVLINAIAIEDAAGIHPHIQQAMVYANAIGCDIGAKITPTGSLSTLLWLHVLDRKGIRIRWSQYLRISFILTLPVLFITLLSLVLWLTRLLA, encoded by the coding sequence ATGGTTTTGCTCACAATACCGGCAGATATTAGTGCTGCACCGATCGCGATCGCAATTTTCCTGCTCACCCTCACCCTCGTCATCTGGCAACCGCGAGGATTGGGTATCGGCTTCAGCGCTTTGGGAGGAGCCCTCTTGGCTCTTGCTACCGGCGTCGTTACTTTAAAAGATATTCCAGAAGTTTGGCAAATTGTTTGGAATGCCACCTTCACCCTAGTGGCTCTAATTATCATTTCCCTCATTTTGGATGAAGCCGGTTTTTTCCGTTGGTTGGCGCTTCATGTCGCCCGGTGGGGCAGAGGTAGAGGTAAATTACTCTTCCCTTTAGTAATATTACTGGGAGCGGTTGTGACAGCTTTGTTTACCAACGATGGCACCGCCCTCATTCTCAACCCAATTGTCATAGAAATGCTGCTGGTGTTGGGCTTTGGTTCCCAAACTACCCTCGCATTTGTAATGGCGACAGGCTTTATCGCGGACACGACGAGTCTGCCGCTGACGGTGAGCAATTTAGTTAATATTATCAGCGCTGACTATTTCCATATTTCTTTTGGGGAGTATGCTTTGGTGATGGTGCCGGTGAATTTTGTTGCCGTTGCTGCCAGTTTGGGAGTTCTTTGGTTTTACTTTCATCGCTCTATCCCAGTTAGCTATTCTATTAACGATTTGGCATTACCGGGAAGCGTCATTCGCGATCACCTCGTCTTTCGTTGCAGCTTTATCGTTTTAGGGTTGCTTTTGTGCGGTTACTTCCTCGCCGAACCTCTGGGAGTGCCAGTTTCCTTAATTGCTGGTTTGGGTGCTTTGGGACTGCTGGCTTTAGCGGGACGCTGGTTTCACCCCCAAACCAAAGCGGTGATTCCCATCGGCCAGATTCTGCGGTCAGCGCCTTGGCAGGTGGTTGTGTTCAGTTTGGGGATGTATCTGGTTGTCACCGGACTGCGGAATGCGGGTTTAACTGCTATTCTCAGTCACAGTTTAGAGCAATTGTCGCAAAGAGGATTCTCTGTAGCTGCTCTAGGCATGGGGTTTCTGGCAACTTTACTATCTGCCGTGATGAACAATTTGCCTACAGTGCTGATTAATGCGATCGCAATTGAAGATGCCGCCGGTATTCACCCTCATATTCAACAAGCAATGGTGTACGCCAATGCGATCGGCTGCGATATTGGGGCCAAGATAACGCCCACTGGTAGCCTCTCTACCCTGTTGTGGCTGCACGTTCTCGATCGCAAGGGTATACGTATCCGCTGGAGCCAGTATCTTCGCATCAGCTTTATTCTTACCCTACCCGTTCTTTTTATAACACTCCTGAGCTTGGTGCTGTGGCTGACTCGGCTACTTGCCTGA
- a CDS encoding Uma2 family endonuclease, whose product MVQQLPTETKPTVIYSDSDGQPMSDNTKQFRWIVTIKENLEILFANNPEVFVAGDLLWYPVEGDNKTRIAPDAMVVFGRPKGDRGSYKQWEENNIPPQVVFEILSPGNRLKEMTKKLLVYQQYGVEEYYIYDPDEVELTGLIRSGDRLEEIEEMNGWISPRLGIRFELTSDTLEIFRPDGQRFLTSVELDGLREQERQRAEEERQRAEDAIAQLEAERQRYQALIALLREKGIDPEQL is encoded by the coding sequence ATGGTACAACAACTACCAACTGAAACCAAACCAACAGTCATCTACTCCGACAGCGACGGTCAACCAATGTCAGACAACACCAAACAATTCCGCTGGATTGTCACTATCAAAGAAAACCTAGAAATCTTATTTGCCAATAATCCAGAGGTATTTGTTGCAGGCGACTTGCTCTGGTATCCAGTTGAAGGCGACAACAAAACCCGCATAGCACCTGATGCAATGGTTGTTTTTGGTAGGCCAAAAGGAGACAGAGGTTCCTACAAACAATGGGAGGAAAATAACATCCCTCCCCAGGTGGTGTTTGAAATTTTATCGCCGGGAAATCGACTCAAAGAGATGACCAAAAAACTCCTCGTTTATCAACAATATGGAGTTGAGGAATATTATATCTACGATCCAGATGAAGTGGAATTAACCGGATTGATAAGATCTGGGGATAGATTAGAAGAGATTGAGGAGATGAATGGTTGGATCAGTCCGAGATTGGGGATAAGATTTGAACTGACATCTGATACTCTCGAAATTTTTCGTCCCGATGGACAGCGATTTCTTACCTCTGTTGAACTCGATGGGTTGAGGGAACAGGAACGCCAACGCGCTGAGGAAGAACGACAACGCGCTGAGGATGCGATCGCACAACTGGAAGCAGAAAGACAGCGATATCAAGCTTTAATAGCACTGTTGCGAGAAAAAGGGATCGATCCAGAACAATTGTAG
- a CDS encoding type II toxin-antitoxin system HicA family toxin, with product MSKKEKLWQKAKNSPENLTFDEVETLLSQNGWKFSRQKGSDRLWYSPKGQPLPIQPRKDGKAKVYQIQQFFEYQEVEE from the coding sequence ATGAGCAAAAAAGAAAAGCTATGGCAAAAAGCTAAAAATAGCCCAGAAAATCTGACTTTTGATGAAGTTGAAACTCTCCTAAGTCAAAATGGGTGGAAGTTTAGCCGCCAAAAAGGTAGCGATCGGTTATGGTATTCACCGAAAGGTCAACCTTTACCGATTCAACCGCGCAAAGATGGAAAAGCAAAAGTCTATCAAATTCAGCAATTTTTTGAATATCAAGAGGTAGAAGAATAA
- a CDS encoding type II toxin-antitoxin system HicB family antitoxin has translation MDFNNYNFDGFTINLYVDEQGDWLAHLQEIPNISAFGDTPQQALEELKEAWELVKEDYQEKGKEIPVAPARKKIYSA, from the coding sequence ATGGATTTTAATAACTATAACTTTGATGGTTTTACGATTAATTTATATGTTGATGAACAAGGAGATTGGCTTGCTCATTTGCAAGAAATTCCTAATATTTCCGCTTTCGGTGATACTCCTCAACAAGCTTTGGAGGAATTGAAAGAAGCTTGGGAATTGGTGAAAGAAGATTATCAAGAAAAGGGGAAAGAAATTCCTGTTGCACCTGCGCGTAAAAAAATCTATTCGGCTTGA
- a CDS encoding type II toxin-antitoxin system mRNA interferase toxin, RelE/StbE family has product MKKITWTPKSIRNFKSLVRRNQQLRPLIEEILRRLAEDPFHPSLRTHKLQGDLSNVWSCSIDYSYRILFKFVKNSDNEDAILLIKIGDHDEVY; this is encoded by the coding sequence GTGAAAAAAATAACTTGGACTCCTAAATCAATCCGCAATTTTAAGAGTTTAGTTCGTCGAAATCAACAACTACGACCCCTAATAGAGGAAATTTTACGAAGACTAGCGGAAGATCCATTTCACCCTAGTTTGCGTACTCATAAACTTCAAGGGGATTTATCTAATGTATGGTCTTGTTCCATTGACTATAGTTATCGTATTTTGTTTAAATTTGTCAAAAATTCTGATAATGAAGATGCAATTTTATTAATAAAAATTGGCGACCACGATGAAGTTTATTAG
- a CDS encoding Uma2 family endonuclease produces the protein MIQQLPTETKPTVIYPDSDGQPMSDNTKQFRWIVIIKENLEILFANNPDVFVAGDLLWYPVEGDNKTRIAPDAMVVFGRPKGDRGSYKQWEENNISPQVVFEILSPGNRLKEMTKKLLVYQQYGVEEYYIYDPDEVELTGLIRSENRLEEIEDINGWISPRLGIKFELTSDTLEIYRPDGQRFLTSIELDGLREQERQRAEEERQRAEEERQRAEDAIEQLEEERQRYQALIALLREKGIDPEQL, from the coding sequence GGTCAACCAATGTCAGATAATACCAAACAATTTCGATGGATTGTTATTATCAAAGAAAACCTAGAAATCTTATTTGCCAATAACCCAGATGTATTTGTTGCAGGCGATCTGCTTTGGTATCCAGTTGAAGGCGACAACAAAACCCGCATAGCACCTGATGCAATGGTTGTTTTTGGCAGACCAAAAGGAGACAGAGGTTCCTACAAACAATGGGAGGAAAATAACATCTCTCCCCAGGTAGTGTTTGAAATTTTATCGCCAGGAAATCGACTCAAAGAGATGACCAAAAAACTCCTCGTTTATCAACAATATGGAGTTGAGGAATATTATATCTACGATCCAGATGAAGTGGAATTGACTGGTTTGATACGTTCTGAAAATCGATTAGAAGAGATTGAGGATATCAATGGTTGGATCAGTCCGCGATTGGGGATAAAATTTGAACTTACATCTGATACTCTAGAAATTTACCGTCCCGATGGACAGCGATTTCTTACCTCTATTGAACTCGATGGATTGAGGGAACAGGAACGCCAACGCGCTGAGGAAGAACGACAACGCGCTGAGGAAGAACGACAACGCGCTGAGGATGCGATCGAACAACTGGAAGAGGAGAGACAGCGATATCAAGCTTTAATAGCGCTGTTACGAGAAAAGGGGATTGACCCAGAACAATTGTAG